In Drosophila santomea strain STO CAGO 1482 chromosome 3L, Prin_Dsan_1.1, whole genome shotgun sequence, a single window of DNA contains:
- the LOC120449046 gene encoding E3 ubiquitin-protein ligase NRDP1 yields MGYDVNRFQGEVDEELTCPICSGVLEDPLQAVMCEHAFCRGCINEWLTRQPTCPVDRNALTTANLRAVPRILRNLLSRLSITCDNAPYGCTAVLKLDAYNSHLEECIHNPKRPFPCEKGCGFDIPKDELKDHNCVRELRTLIVKQTEKMGELKSELTDQQLTINELKRELQLFKDFMRAMRVSNPAMRAIADQMERDEVIRWSSTLPRARVTRWGGMISTPDDALQLMIKRALSESGCPPHILDSLMEFCHERRWPRGLSSLETRQTNRRIYDNYVCRRIPGKQAVLVLSCDNLHMTEDVMIDPGLVMIFAHGIE; encoded by the exons ATGGGCTACGATGTGAATCGCTTTCAGGGGGAGGTGGACGAGGAGCTCACCTGCCCCATCTGCTCCGGAGTGCTGGAGGATCCGCTGCag GCCGTGATGTGCGAGCACGCCTTCTGTCGCGGATGCATTAACGAGTGGCTAACCCGCCAGCCCACCTGTCCGGTGGATCGCAATGCCCTGACTACTGCCAACTTGCGGGCAGTGCCTCGAATATTGCGCAACCTACTGTCCAG ACTGTCAATTACCTGTGACAATGCACCTTATGGCTGCACGGCTGTTCTAAAGCTAGACGCTTACAACTCCCATCTGGAGGAATGCATTCACAACCCGAAGCGACCATTTCCCTGCGAGAAGGGTTGCGGCTTTGACATACCCAAGGATGAGCTAAAGGACCACAACTGCGTACGGGAGCTGCGCACTTTAATTGTCAAGCAGACGGAAAAGATGGGTGAGCTCAAATCGGAGCTGACCGACCAGCAGCTGACAATCAACGAACTGAAGCGTGAGCTGCAGCTATTCAAGGACTTTATGCGTGCCATGCGCGTCTCCAATCCTGCGATGCGGGCCATAGCCGACCAGATGGAGCGCGACGAGGTGATCCGCTGGAGCAGCACACTGCCTCGGGCCAGGGTTACGCGCTGGGGGGGAATGATCTCTACGCCCGACGATGCACTGCAG CTCATGATCAAGCGCGCTTTGTCCGAGTCGGGTTGTCCGCCACACATCCTGGATAGTCTCATGGAGTTCTGCCACGAGCGACGTTGGCCCCGAGGACTCAGTTCGCTAGAGACACGACAAACCAACCGCAGGATCTACGACAACTATGTGTGTCGACGCATTCCAG GCAAGCAAGCTGTGCTCGTTTTGAGCTGCGACAACCTCCACATGACTGAGGACGTCATGATCGATCCAGGTTTGGTCATGATCTTCGCCCATGGCATCGAGTAG
- the LOC120449047 gene encoding glycine-rich cell wall structural protein 1.0, whose product MNLSIPVLFVALICVGAVSAFPQLRQRNEKQVQTGVEDLPSKGATIEEVVVESALYIKPKSNPQVRRVRSVLDQISGIHATHKRVKRQFGRQFGSQYAGNPGFGGGFGGGPGLGGGFGGNQEFGGNQGFEGNQGFGGNPGINGNPGFGGNQGFGGNSGLGGKVQAGTSAGAGGTKAGVDVGAGPDGGNANANVELNPLGPLGPSGYNQEQAASNGAANSNYNNGLNSGSSAAIGQAQGFQSQSTNGSFGASSASTATQSQNSSPFGSNNAAGASLSQVYHLPNGQTINFSSTNSFANGGANHGNSHGSAVSVSR is encoded by the exons ATGAATCTATCAATTCCGGTGCTATTCGTGGCCCTCATCTGTGTGGGAGCTGTATCGGCGTTTCCCCAACTGAGGCAGCGCAACGAGAAGCAGGTCCAAACAGGCGTTGAAGATTTGC CTTCCAAGGGCGCCACAATCGAGGAAGTAGTGGTGGAATCCGCCTTGTACATAAAACCGAAGTCTAACCCACAGGTACGACGCGTCCGTTCGGTCCTTGATCAAATATCCGGAATCCACGCTACTCATAAGAGGGTGAAGCGTCAGTTTGGACGCCAATTTGGTAGTCAGTATGCTGGAAACCCCGGATTCGGCGGCGGATTCGGTGGAGGGCCTGGTCTTGGAGGTGGATTCGGCGGTAATCAGGAATTTGGAGGTAACCAAGGATTCGAAGGAAATCAGGGATTCGGTGGTAACCCGGGAATTAATGGTAATCCAGGATTCGGTGGTAATCAAGGATTCGGTGGTAATTCAGGGCTCGGTGGAAAAGTTCAGGCAGGCACATCGGCTGGCGCTGGAGGAACCAAAGCGGGGGTAGATGTTGGAGCCGGACCAGATGGcggcaatgccaatgccaacgTCGAGTTAAATCCGCTTGGACCACTCGGACCCAGTGGTTACAACCAGGAGCAGGCCGCATCCAACGGAGCTGCcaacagcaactacaacaatgGACTCAACTCTGGATCCTCGGCCGCCATTGGCCAGGCTCAGGGCTTCCAGTCGCAGAGCACCAATGGATCATTCGGTGCCTCTTCGGCTAGTACGGCTACTCAGTCCCAGAACAGCAGCCCCTTCGGATCCAATAATGCGGCAGGTGCTTCTCTGAGTCAGGTGTACCACCTTCCCAATGGACAGACAATCAACTTTAGCTCCACGAACAGCTTCGCTAATGGTGGAGCCAATCATGGCAATAGTCATGGCTCGGCAGTGTCTGTCAGCCGTTAA